A region of Vigna radiata var. radiata cultivar VC1973A chromosome 10, Vradiata_ver6, whole genome shotgun sequence DNA encodes the following proteins:
- the LOC106775669 gene encoding phosphomethylpyrimidine synthase, chloroplastic isoform X1, with the protein MASVHANVTSLVCKNGNHASQSKFPSSTFLPGFDVVGRVSSAWKKELVPSSMTLVPRATLTFDPPTTNSDKTNQKKHTIDPASPDFLPLPSFEQCFPKSSKEQREVIHEETGHVLNVPFRRVHLSGEEGHFDTYDTSGPQNINPRIGLPKLRQEWVDRRQKIGPPRFTQMYYAKQGIITEEMLYCAAREKLDPEFVRSEVARGRAIIPSNKKHLELEPMIVGRNFLVKVNANIGNSAVASSIEEEVYKVQWATMWGADTVMDLSTGRHIHETREWILRNSSVPVGTVPIYQALEKVNGIAENLTWEVFRDTLIEQAEQGVDYFTIHAGVLLRYIPLTAKRMTGIVSRGGSIHAKWCLAYHKENFAYEHWDDILDICNQYDVALSIGDGLRPGSIYDANDTAQFAELLTQGELTRRAWEKDVQVMNEGPGHIPMHKIPENMQKQLEWCNEAPFYTLGPLTTDIAPGYDHITSAIGAANIGALGTALLCYVTPKEHLGLPNRDDVKAGVIAYKIAAHAADLAKGHPHAQAWDDALSKARFEFRWMDQFALSLDPMTAMAFHDETLPSDGAKVAHFCSMCGPKFCSMKITEDVRKYAEKYGYGTAEEALQRGMDAMSAEFQAAKKTISGEQHGEAGGEIYLPEAYVNSKERTA; encoded by the exons ATGGCATCAGTGCATGCTAATGTGACATCACTTGTATGCAAGAATGGCAACCATGCTTCTCAATCGAAATTTCCAAGTTCTACATTCTTGCCCGGATTTGATGTTGTTGGACGTGTTTCAAGTGCTTGGAAGAAGGAACTTGTTCCATCTTCCATGACCTTGGTACCTAGAGCCACATTAACATTTGATCCTCCAACTACCAATTCAGACAAAACCAATCAAAAGAAGCACACTATTGACCCTGCTTCTCCTGATTTTCTTCCCCTTCCTTCCTTTGAACAGTGCTTTCCAAAGAGCAGTAAAGAACAGAG GGAAGTCATTCATGAAGAAACTGGTCATGTGCTCAATGTTCCCTTTCGTAGAGTTCACCTCTCTGGGGAGGAAGGACACTTCGATACCTATGACACTAGTGGTCCCCAAAATATAAACCCGAGGATAG GACTCCCAAAACTGCGTCAAGAGTGGGTTGACAGGAGGCAGAAAATAGGTCCACCAAGATTTACTCAGATGTACTATGCCAAGCAGGGAATTATCACTGAGGAGATGCTTTATTGTGCCGCTCGTGAGAAGCTTGACCCAGAGTTTGTGAGGTCAGAAGTTGCTCGTGGACGTGCTATCATTCCTTCCAACAAAAAACACTTGGAGTTAGAGCCCATGATTGTTGGAAGAAACTTTTTGGTGAAAGTAAATGCCAACATTGGAAATTCTGCAGTTGCTAGCTCCATAGAAGAGGAGGTTTACAAGGTTCAGTGGGCAACTATGTGGGGAGCTGATACAGTCATGGATCTCTCAACTGGTCGCCACATCCACGAAACTCGAGAGTGGATCTTACGCAACTCCTCTGTACCAGTTGGAACTGTACCTATTTATCAAgctcttgaaaaagttaatggAATTGCTGAAAATCTTACCTGGGAGGTTTTCAGGGACACCCTGATTGAACAAGCTGAACAGGGTGTAGATTACTTCACCATCCATGCAGGAGTTCTTCTGAGATATATTCCATTAACAGCAAAACGCATGACAGGAATTGTCTCCAGGGGAGGATCTATTCATGCTAAGTGGTGCTTAGCTTATCACAAAGAGAATTTTGCTTATGAGCACTGGGATGACATTCTTGACATCTGCAATCAGTATGATGTGGCCCTATCCATTGGTGATGGTCTAAGACCTGGATCCATCTACGATGCAAATGACACAGCTCAATTTGCTGAACTCTTGACTCAAGGAGAACTGACCCGTAGAGCATGGGAAAAGGATGTGCAG GTGATGAATGAAGGACCCGGACATATCCCAATGCACAAGATTCCTGAAAACATGCAGAAACAGTTAGAATGGTGTAATGAAGCACCTTTTTACACCCTTGGTCCTTTAACAACTGATATTGCTCCTGGCTATGATCACATTACCTCTGCAATCGGTGCTGCAAACATTGGGGCACTTGGTACAGCTCTTCTCTGTTATGTGACTCCAAAAGAACACCTTGGGTTGCCAAACCGGGATGATGTTAAGGCTGGAGTGATAGCTTATAAGATAGCAGCTCATGCAGCTGATTTAGCCAAAGGTCACCCACATGCTCAGGCCTGGGATGATGCATTAAGCAAGGCAAGATTTGAATTTCGATGGATGGACCAGTTTGCTTTGTCACTGGATCCAATGACAGCCATGGCCTTCCATGATGAAACCTTGCCATCAGATGGTGCGAAAGTGGCCCATTTCTGTTCAATGTGTGGCCCTAAATTCTGCTCTATGAAGATAACAGAAGATGTGAGAAAGTATGCTGAGAAATATGGCTATGGAACTGCTGAGGAAGCTTTGCAGCGTGGGATGGATGCTATGAGTGCTGAATTTCAAGCTGCCAAGAAAACTATCAGTGGGGAGCAACATGGTGAAGCTGGTGGAGAGATTTACTTGCCAGAAGCTTACGTAAACTCCAAGGAGAG GACTGCATAA
- the LOC106775669 gene encoding phosphomethylpyrimidine synthase, chloroplastic isoform X2, whose amino-acid sequence MASVHANVTSLVCKNGNHASQSKFPSSTFLPGFDVVGRVSSAWKKELVPSSMTLVPRATLTFDPPTTNSDKTNQKKHTIDPASPDFLPLPSFEQCFPKSSKEQREVIHEETGHVLNVPFRRVHLSGEEGHFDTYDTSGPQNINPRIGLPKLRQEWVDRRQKIGPPRFTQMYYAKQGIITEEMLYCAAREKLDPEFVRSEVARGRAIIPSNKKHLELEPMIVGRNFLVKVNANIGNSAVASSIEEEVYKVQWATMWGADTVMDLSTGRHIHETREWILRNSSVPVGTVPIYQALEKVNGIAENLTWEVFRDTLIEQAEQGVDYFTIHAGVLLRYIPLTAKRMTGIVSRGGSIHAKWCLAYHKENFAYEHWDDILDICNQYDVALSIGDGLRPGSIYDANDTAQFAELLTQGELTRRAWEKDVQVMNEGPGHIPMHKIPENMQKQLEWCNEAPFYTLGPLTTDIAPGYDHITSAIGAANIGALGTALLCYVTPKEHLGLPNRDDVKAGVIAYKIAAHAADLAKGHPHAQAWDDALSKARFEFRWMDQFALSLDPMTAMAFHDETLPSDGAKVAHFCSMCGPKFCSMKITEDVRKYAEKYGYGTAEEALQRGMDAMSAEFQAAKKTISGEQHGEAGGEIYLPEAYVNSKER is encoded by the exons ATGGCATCAGTGCATGCTAATGTGACATCACTTGTATGCAAGAATGGCAACCATGCTTCTCAATCGAAATTTCCAAGTTCTACATTCTTGCCCGGATTTGATGTTGTTGGACGTGTTTCAAGTGCTTGGAAGAAGGAACTTGTTCCATCTTCCATGACCTTGGTACCTAGAGCCACATTAACATTTGATCCTCCAACTACCAATTCAGACAAAACCAATCAAAAGAAGCACACTATTGACCCTGCTTCTCCTGATTTTCTTCCCCTTCCTTCCTTTGAACAGTGCTTTCCAAAGAGCAGTAAAGAACAGAG GGAAGTCATTCATGAAGAAACTGGTCATGTGCTCAATGTTCCCTTTCGTAGAGTTCACCTCTCTGGGGAGGAAGGACACTTCGATACCTATGACACTAGTGGTCCCCAAAATATAAACCCGAGGATAG GACTCCCAAAACTGCGTCAAGAGTGGGTTGACAGGAGGCAGAAAATAGGTCCACCAAGATTTACTCAGATGTACTATGCCAAGCAGGGAATTATCACTGAGGAGATGCTTTATTGTGCCGCTCGTGAGAAGCTTGACCCAGAGTTTGTGAGGTCAGAAGTTGCTCGTGGACGTGCTATCATTCCTTCCAACAAAAAACACTTGGAGTTAGAGCCCATGATTGTTGGAAGAAACTTTTTGGTGAAAGTAAATGCCAACATTGGAAATTCTGCAGTTGCTAGCTCCATAGAAGAGGAGGTTTACAAGGTTCAGTGGGCAACTATGTGGGGAGCTGATACAGTCATGGATCTCTCAACTGGTCGCCACATCCACGAAACTCGAGAGTGGATCTTACGCAACTCCTCTGTACCAGTTGGAACTGTACCTATTTATCAAgctcttgaaaaagttaatggAATTGCTGAAAATCTTACCTGGGAGGTTTTCAGGGACACCCTGATTGAACAAGCTGAACAGGGTGTAGATTACTTCACCATCCATGCAGGAGTTCTTCTGAGATATATTCCATTAACAGCAAAACGCATGACAGGAATTGTCTCCAGGGGAGGATCTATTCATGCTAAGTGGTGCTTAGCTTATCACAAAGAGAATTTTGCTTATGAGCACTGGGATGACATTCTTGACATCTGCAATCAGTATGATGTGGCCCTATCCATTGGTGATGGTCTAAGACCTGGATCCATCTACGATGCAAATGACACAGCTCAATTTGCTGAACTCTTGACTCAAGGAGAACTGACCCGTAGAGCATGGGAAAAGGATGTGCAG GTGATGAATGAAGGACCCGGACATATCCCAATGCACAAGATTCCTGAAAACATGCAGAAACAGTTAGAATGGTGTAATGAAGCACCTTTTTACACCCTTGGTCCTTTAACAACTGATATTGCTCCTGGCTATGATCACATTACCTCTGCAATCGGTGCTGCAAACATTGGGGCACTTGGTACAGCTCTTCTCTGTTATGTGACTCCAAAAGAACACCTTGGGTTGCCAAACCGGGATGATGTTAAGGCTGGAGTGATAGCTTATAAGATAGCAGCTCATGCAGCTGATTTAGCCAAAGGTCACCCACATGCTCAGGCCTGGGATGATGCATTAAGCAAGGCAAGATTTGAATTTCGATGGATGGACCAGTTTGCTTTGTCACTGGATCCAATGACAGCCATGGCCTTCCATGATGAAACCTTGCCATCAGATGGTGCGAAAGTGGCCCATTTCTGTTCAATGTGTGGCCCTAAATTCTGCTCTATGAAGATAACAGAAGATGTGAGAAAGTATGCTGAGAAATATGGCTATGGAACTGCTGAGGAAGCTTTGCAGCGTGGGATGGATGCTATGAGTGCTGAATTTCAAGCTGCCAAGAAAACTATCAGTGGGGAGCAACATGGTGAAGCTGGTGGAGAGATTTACTTGCCAGAAGCTTACGTAAACTCCAAGGAGAGGTGA
- the LOC106775668 gene encoding ATP-dependent zinc metalloprotease FTSH 9, chloroplastic isoform X2 — MLPLEYHYHYFSALTHTKLKPYEPFSRASSRVSLPSLYDTLHRFRCPILPDAPLRYGLWGHHRSSWACRSAGEPDSAADSGEEKTEEDDAGSNRRKDGWWSRWRRWRWQPLIQVQEIGILLLQIGIGFFVMRLLRPGIPLPGSDPKAPTVFVSVPYSEFLSRINSDQVQKVEVDGVHIMFKLKAGIGTSHDGGGEDVAGNGGSSSNIIRMQESESLVKSVAPTKRIVYTTTRPSDIRTPYEKMLDNKVEFGSPDKRSGGFFNSALIALFYAAVLAGLLHRVPGSFSQHTAGQIRNRKSGTSAGRKSSEQGETVTFADIAGVDEAKEELEEIVEFLRNPDRYVRLGARPPRGVLLIDAVAKSRDGKFRMVSNDEREQTLNQLLTEMDGFDSSSAVIVLGATNRSDVLDPALRRPGRFDRVVMVETPDRIGREAILKVHVSKKELPLAKDVDLGDIACMTTGFTGADLANLVNEAALLAGRQNKTVVEKLDFIQAVERSIAGIEKKTAKLRGSEKAVVARHEAGHAVVGTAVANLLPGQPRVEKLSILPRSGGALGFTYIPPTTEDRYLLFVDELHGRLVTLLGGRAAEEIAFSGRVSTGALDDIRRATDMAYKAIAEYGLNQTIGPVSIATLSSGGVDEFGGAVPWGRDQGHLVDVVQKEVQTLLQSALAVALSIIRANPTVLEGLGADLEEKEKVEGEELQKWLRMVVAPTELATFVKGAQQPLLPS, encoded by the exons ATGTTACCTTTAGAGTATCATTATCACTATTTCTCAGCTTTAACCCACACGAAATTAAAACCCTACGAACCATTTTCCCGCGCAAGTTCTAGGGTTTCTCTTCCCTCCCTCTACGACACCCTCCATCGTTTCCGATGCCCAATTTTGCCCGACGCTCCTCTTAGGTACGGATTATGGGGTCACCACCGATCATCATGGGCGTGTCGTTCAGCCGGAGAACCAGATTCTGCGGCAGATTCTGGCGAGGAGAAGACCGAGGAAGACGATGCCGGTTCGAACCGGCGGAAGGACGGGTGGTGGTCGCGGTGGCGCCGGTGGCGGTGGCAGCCACTGATTCAGGTTCAGGAAATTGGGATTCTGCTTTTGCAAATAGGGATTGGGTTCTTCGTCATGCGGTTGCTACGACCCGGAATCCCACTGCCCGGGTCGGACCCGAAGGCTCCTACGGTGTTTGTGAGTGTGCCTTATAGCGAGTTTTTGAGTAGGATCAATAGTGACCAGGTGCAGAAGGTGGAGGTGGATGGGGTCCACATCATGTTCAAGTTGAAGGCTGGCATTGGAACAAGCCatgatggtggtggtgaagATGTTGCAGGGAATGGTGGTAGTAGTAGTAATATTATTAGGATGCAAGAATCAGAATCCTTGGTGAAGAGTGTTGCGCCAACTAAGAGGATAGTTTACACTACCACAAGGCCAAGTGATATCAGAACTCCCTATGAAAAGATGCTGGACAATAAGGTGGAGTTTGGGTCCCCGGATAAGCGATCTGGTGGATTCTTTAACTCTGCACTG ATAGCCTTGTTTTATGCTGCTGTGCTTGCAGGGCTTCTCCATAGAGTCCCTGGAAGCTTTTCTCAG CATACAGCTGGCCAGATTCGGAACCGCAAATCAGGCACTTCTGCTGGTAGGAAATCATCTGAACAAGGAGAAACAGTAACTTTTGCCGATATTGCTGGTGTTGATGAAGCTAAAGAGGAGTTAGAAGAGATTGTG GAATTTCTTCGAAATCCAGACAGATACGTAAGGCTTGGTGCTCGCCCACCTCGTGGTGTTCTTTTG ATAGATGCTGTGGCTAAAAGTCGTGATGGAAAATTTCGCATGGTCAGCAATGATGAACGAGAGCAAACCTTGAATCAGTTGCTCACT GAGATGGACGGGTTTGATAGCAGTTCTGCAGTGATTGTTCTTGGAGCTACTAATAGGTCAGATGTCTTGGACCCTGCACTTCGACGGCCAGGAAGATTTGATCGCGTAGTTATG GTAGAAACACCTGATAGGATTGGAAGAGAAGCTATCCTAAAAGTTCATGTTTCCAAGAAGGAACTTCCTTTAGCCAAGGATGTTGACCTTGGTGACATTGCTTGTATGACAACTGGTTTTACTGG AGCTGATCTTGCAAACCTAGTAAACGAGGCTGCTCTACTGGCGGGAAGACAAAATAAAACTGTGGTGGAAAAACTTGATTTCATCCAAGCTGTAGAAAGATCTATAGCT ggCATAGAGAAGAAGACTGCCAAGTTGCGAGGAAGTGAGAAGGCTGTAGTTGCACGACATGAGGCTGGTCATGCTGTAGTAGGTACTGCAGTTGCAAACCTTCTTCCTGGACAGCCACGTGTTGAG AAACTAAGTATATTGCCAAGGTCAGGAGGGGCTTTGGGATTTACTTATATTCCTCCAACAACCGAGGATAGATACTTGCTATTTGTTGATGAGTTGCATGGTCGCCTGGTTACCCTTCTTGGAGGACGTGCTGCTGAAGAAATTGCTTTTTCTGGTCGAGTATCAACAGGAGCACTTGATGACATACGACGGGCAACTGACATGGCATACAAGGCTATAGCTGAATATGGTCTTAATCAGACCATAGGCCCTGTTTCAATAGCCACACTTTCTAGTGGTGGAGTTGATGAGTTTGGGGGAGCAGTTCCTTGGGGAAGAGATCAG GGACATCTTGTTGATGTTGTTCAAAAAGAGGTGCAAACATTACTTCAGTCTGCTCTGGCTGTAGCACTATCCATTATCCGAGCAAATCCAACTGTTTTGGAGGGTCTTGGTGCTGATTTGGAAG aaaaggaaaaagttgaGGGTGAAGAGCTACAAAAGTGGTTAAGAATGGTGGTAGCACCAACAGAGCTTGCCACCTTTGTCAAAGGTGCACAACAACCTCTTCTCCCATCGTAA
- the LOC106775668 gene encoding ATP-dependent zinc metalloprotease FTSH 9, chloroplastic isoform X1, whose product MLPLEYHYHYFSALTHTKLKPYEPFSRASSRVSLPSLYDTLHRFRCPILPDAPLRYGLWGHHRSSWACRSAGEPDSAADSGEEKTEEDDAGSNRRKDGWWSRWRRWRWQPLIQVQEIGILLLQIGIGFFVMRLLRPGIPLPGSDPKAPTVFVSVPYSEFLSRINSDQVQKVEVDGVHIMFKLKAGIGTSHDGGGEDVAGNGGSSSNIIRMQESESLVKSVAPTKRIVYTTTRPSDIRTPYEKMLDNKVEFGSPDKRSGGFFNSALIALFYAAVLAGLLHRVPGSFSQHTAGQIRNRKSGTSAGRKSSEQGETVTFADIAGVDEAKEELEEIVEFLRNPDRYVRLGARPPRGVLLVGLPGTGKTLLAKAVAGEADVPFISCSASEFVELYVGMGASRVRDLFARAKREAPAIIFIDEIDAVAKSRDGKFRMVSNDEREQTLNQLLTEMDGFDSSSAVIVLGATNRSDVLDPALRRPGRFDRVVMVETPDRIGREAILKVHVSKKELPLAKDVDLGDIACMTTGFTGADLANLVNEAALLAGRQNKTVVEKLDFIQAVERSIAGIEKKTAKLRGSEKAVVARHEAGHAVVGTAVANLLPGQPRVEKLSILPRSGGALGFTYIPPTTEDRYLLFVDELHGRLVTLLGGRAAEEIAFSGRVSTGALDDIRRATDMAYKAIAEYGLNQTIGPVSIATLSSGGVDEFGGAVPWGRDQGHLVDVVQKEVQTLLQSALAVALSIIRANPTVLEGLGADLEEKEKVEGEELQKWLRMVVAPTELATFVKGAQQPLLPS is encoded by the exons ATGTTACCTTTAGAGTATCATTATCACTATTTCTCAGCTTTAACCCACACGAAATTAAAACCCTACGAACCATTTTCCCGCGCAAGTTCTAGGGTTTCTCTTCCCTCCCTCTACGACACCCTCCATCGTTTCCGATGCCCAATTTTGCCCGACGCTCCTCTTAGGTACGGATTATGGGGTCACCACCGATCATCATGGGCGTGTCGTTCAGCCGGAGAACCAGATTCTGCGGCAGATTCTGGCGAGGAGAAGACCGAGGAAGACGATGCCGGTTCGAACCGGCGGAAGGACGGGTGGTGGTCGCGGTGGCGCCGGTGGCGGTGGCAGCCACTGATTCAGGTTCAGGAAATTGGGATTCTGCTTTTGCAAATAGGGATTGGGTTCTTCGTCATGCGGTTGCTACGACCCGGAATCCCACTGCCCGGGTCGGACCCGAAGGCTCCTACGGTGTTTGTGAGTGTGCCTTATAGCGAGTTTTTGAGTAGGATCAATAGTGACCAGGTGCAGAAGGTGGAGGTGGATGGGGTCCACATCATGTTCAAGTTGAAGGCTGGCATTGGAACAAGCCatgatggtggtggtgaagATGTTGCAGGGAATGGTGGTAGTAGTAGTAATATTATTAGGATGCAAGAATCAGAATCCTTGGTGAAGAGTGTTGCGCCAACTAAGAGGATAGTTTACACTACCACAAGGCCAAGTGATATCAGAACTCCCTATGAAAAGATGCTGGACAATAAGGTGGAGTTTGGGTCCCCGGATAAGCGATCTGGTGGATTCTTTAACTCTGCACTG ATAGCCTTGTTTTATGCTGCTGTGCTTGCAGGGCTTCTCCATAGAGTCCCTGGAAGCTTTTCTCAG CATACAGCTGGCCAGATTCGGAACCGCAAATCAGGCACTTCTGCTGGTAGGAAATCATCTGAACAAGGAGAAACAGTAACTTTTGCCGATATTGCTGGTGTTGATGAAGCTAAAGAGGAGTTAGAAGAGATTGTG GAATTTCTTCGAAATCCAGACAGATACGTAAGGCTTGGTGCTCGCCCACCTCGTGGTGTTCTTTTG GTGGGTCTTCCTGGCACAGGTAAGACTTTACTAGCAAAGGCTGTGGCTGGGGAAGCTGATGTGCCATTTATAAGTTGTTCTGCTAGTGAGTTCGTAGAATTGTATGTTGGTATGGGTGCCTCCCGTGTTAGAGATCTATTTGCAAGGGCAAAAAGGGAGGCTCCGGccataatttttattgatgag ATAGATGCTGTGGCTAAAAGTCGTGATGGAAAATTTCGCATGGTCAGCAATGATGAACGAGAGCAAACCTTGAATCAGTTGCTCACT GAGATGGACGGGTTTGATAGCAGTTCTGCAGTGATTGTTCTTGGAGCTACTAATAGGTCAGATGTCTTGGACCCTGCACTTCGACGGCCAGGAAGATTTGATCGCGTAGTTATG GTAGAAACACCTGATAGGATTGGAAGAGAAGCTATCCTAAAAGTTCATGTTTCCAAGAAGGAACTTCCTTTAGCCAAGGATGTTGACCTTGGTGACATTGCTTGTATGACAACTGGTTTTACTGG AGCTGATCTTGCAAACCTAGTAAACGAGGCTGCTCTACTGGCGGGAAGACAAAATAAAACTGTGGTGGAAAAACTTGATTTCATCCAAGCTGTAGAAAGATCTATAGCT ggCATAGAGAAGAAGACTGCCAAGTTGCGAGGAAGTGAGAAGGCTGTAGTTGCACGACATGAGGCTGGTCATGCTGTAGTAGGTACTGCAGTTGCAAACCTTCTTCCTGGACAGCCACGTGTTGAG AAACTAAGTATATTGCCAAGGTCAGGAGGGGCTTTGGGATTTACTTATATTCCTCCAACAACCGAGGATAGATACTTGCTATTTGTTGATGAGTTGCATGGTCGCCTGGTTACCCTTCTTGGAGGACGTGCTGCTGAAGAAATTGCTTTTTCTGGTCGAGTATCAACAGGAGCACTTGATGACATACGACGGGCAACTGACATGGCATACAAGGCTATAGCTGAATATGGTCTTAATCAGACCATAGGCCCTGTTTCAATAGCCACACTTTCTAGTGGTGGAGTTGATGAGTTTGGGGGAGCAGTTCCTTGGGGAAGAGATCAG GGACATCTTGTTGATGTTGTTCAAAAAGAGGTGCAAACATTACTTCAGTCTGCTCTGGCTGTAGCACTATCCATTATCCGAGCAAATCCAACTGTTTTGGAGGGTCTTGGTGCTGATTTGGAAG aaaaggaaaaagttgaGGGTGAAGAGCTACAAAAGTGGTTAAGAATGGTGGTAGCACCAACAGAGCTTGCCACCTTTGTCAAAGGTGCACAACAACCTCTTCTCCCATCGTAA
- the LOC106775668 gene encoding ATP-dependent zinc metalloprotease FTSH 9, chloroplastic isoform X3, translating into MILPLFFLSFILLRIVDLGHGRIVRQLKDIIILFHSFSKIKYLQIALFYAAVLAGLLHRVPGSFSQHTAGQIRNRKSGTSAGRKSSEQGETVTFADIAGVDEAKEELEEIVEFLRNPDRYVRLGARPPRGVLLVGLPGTGKTLLAKAVAGEADVPFISCSASEFVELYVGMGASRVRDLFARAKREAPAIIFIDEIDAVAKSRDGKFRMVSNDEREQTLNQLLTEMDGFDSSSAVIVLGATNRSDVLDPALRRPGRFDRVVMVETPDRIGREAILKVHVSKKELPLAKDVDLGDIACMTTGFTGADLANLVNEAALLAGRQNKTVVEKLDFIQAVERSIAGIEKKTAKLRGSEKAVVARHEAGHAVVGTAVANLLPGQPRVEKLSILPRSGGALGFTYIPPTTEDRYLLFVDELHGRLVTLLGGRAAEEIAFSGRVSTGALDDIRRATDMAYKAIAEYGLNQTIGPVSIATLSSGGVDEFGGAVPWGRDQGHLVDVVQKEVQTLLQSALAVALSIIRANPTVLEGLGADLEEKEKVEGEELQKWLRMVVAPTELATFVKGAQQPLLPS; encoded by the exons ATGATTTTGCCTTTGttttttttgagttttattCTCCTTAGGATTGTTGATCTGGGTCATGGTAGGATTGTCCGACAGCTGAAGGACATCATAATCCTCTTTCACAGCTTTTCAAAGATCAAATACCTCCAA ATAGCCTTGTTTTATGCTGCTGTGCTTGCAGGGCTTCTCCATAGAGTCCCTGGAAGCTTTTCTCAG CATACAGCTGGCCAGATTCGGAACCGCAAATCAGGCACTTCTGCTGGTAGGAAATCATCTGAACAAGGAGAAACAGTAACTTTTGCCGATATTGCTGGTGTTGATGAAGCTAAAGAGGAGTTAGAAGAGATTGTG GAATTTCTTCGAAATCCAGACAGATACGTAAGGCTTGGTGCTCGCCCACCTCGTGGTGTTCTTTTG GTGGGTCTTCCTGGCACAGGTAAGACTTTACTAGCAAAGGCTGTGGCTGGGGAAGCTGATGTGCCATTTATAAGTTGTTCTGCTAGTGAGTTCGTAGAATTGTATGTTGGTATGGGTGCCTCCCGTGTTAGAGATCTATTTGCAAGGGCAAAAAGGGAGGCTCCGGccataatttttattgatgag ATAGATGCTGTGGCTAAAAGTCGTGATGGAAAATTTCGCATGGTCAGCAATGATGAACGAGAGCAAACCTTGAATCAGTTGCTCACT GAGATGGACGGGTTTGATAGCAGTTCTGCAGTGATTGTTCTTGGAGCTACTAATAGGTCAGATGTCTTGGACCCTGCACTTCGACGGCCAGGAAGATTTGATCGCGTAGTTATG GTAGAAACACCTGATAGGATTGGAAGAGAAGCTATCCTAAAAGTTCATGTTTCCAAGAAGGAACTTCCTTTAGCCAAGGATGTTGACCTTGGTGACATTGCTTGTATGACAACTGGTTTTACTGG AGCTGATCTTGCAAACCTAGTAAACGAGGCTGCTCTACTGGCGGGAAGACAAAATAAAACTGTGGTGGAAAAACTTGATTTCATCCAAGCTGTAGAAAGATCTATAGCT ggCATAGAGAAGAAGACTGCCAAGTTGCGAGGAAGTGAGAAGGCTGTAGTTGCACGACATGAGGCTGGTCATGCTGTAGTAGGTACTGCAGTTGCAAACCTTCTTCCTGGACAGCCACGTGTTGAG AAACTAAGTATATTGCCAAGGTCAGGAGGGGCTTTGGGATTTACTTATATTCCTCCAACAACCGAGGATAGATACTTGCTATTTGTTGATGAGTTGCATGGTCGCCTGGTTACCCTTCTTGGAGGACGTGCTGCTGAAGAAATTGCTTTTTCTGGTCGAGTATCAACAGGAGCACTTGATGACATACGACGGGCAACTGACATGGCATACAAGGCTATAGCTGAATATGGTCTTAATCAGACCATAGGCCCTGTTTCAATAGCCACACTTTCTAGTGGTGGAGTTGATGAGTTTGGGGGAGCAGTTCCTTGGGGAAGAGATCAG GGACATCTTGTTGATGTTGTTCAAAAAGAGGTGCAAACATTACTTCAGTCTGCTCTGGCTGTAGCACTATCCATTATCCGAGCAAATCCAACTGTTTTGGAGGGTCTTGGTGCTGATTTGGAAG aaaaggaaaaagttgaGGGTGAAGAGCTACAAAAGTGGTTAAGAATGGTGGTAGCACCAACAGAGCTTGCCACCTTTGTCAAAGGTGCACAACAACCTCTTCTCCCATCGTAA